The Lactuca sativa cultivar Salinas chromosome 2, Lsat_Salinas_v11, whole genome shotgun sequence genome includes the window ACCACCTTCTATTGTTCAACCACTAGAATTGGAATTGAAAGTTTTACCTCAACATTTGAAGTATGTGTATTTGGGAAAGAACGAGACTCTTCCAGTTATCATTTCTACTCATTTAACCGAATTTGAAGAAGAGCAGCTCCTCAAGATGTTGAAGGAACACAAAGAAGCTATACGTTGGATGATTGCGGACATAAAGGGATTGAACCCTTCCACTTGTATGCATATGTGATGCAAGTTACAAGCTACTATTATCCATTTCACAATAGCCTTTTTTTAGAAAACAACAACATAAGTCTCCATTTCATAATAGCCTTTTTTGGAAAAACAACATAAGTTTCTTTATGTTTATGACCTTTTGGAGTAATTTACACTTCTAGTGTTgtaagtttataaattttaatatactTAGTCCAAAGACCAAAAAAAAATATCAGACTTAACAAAAAATTCTAACGATGTTATTAGGCTAAGGGTACTAGGTGTGGACAATATGTTAACGCATGTTATTACATCAAAAAGGTTCCACTTCACATGTCTTATCATTCATAATGTTATAACACCAATTGAGAAAACAAATAATATGTTTTAACACCCATTAATTTTCATGtcatcatttttttatttattatttttttcgatttatgttttaatatttataaaaactaatatttaattaaaacatGCTATTTAAATAAATCCTAAATTTAACATAatattttaaaactaaaaataaaattacaaaaaaaaaacagtacAAGAAAAAATTACAATAAtcataatttaaaaacataaaaaccatACGATATATCTAGTTCAAATATCGTTTGCCGATTTTCTCCTCCATCGCATGAAGCACTTCCAAATCTCGGGGTGCCAAATCTTCCTCGCTAGTCCGAAGAATTGTCAAATCCTTCGTCATTTGATCTTCATCTCCATGATTGCAAAGGAATTCCAAGTGTTGGCGTTGTACTTCGACTCTTTCTTTTGCTATTAAATTGTGTGCGTTGAACTACTCTTTCATTTCCGCCGACTCTTATGCCTTTATTTCAGATTCATCCGCATGTCGTTGAGCGTGTTTTACTTTGTCACGTCCAACCGGTCGGTGTGGGTGGAAGGAGATCACTTCGATGTCGTCTAGGGTCTCATCAGTGTCGGCGTTGAGGTCAATGTTAGTTCGTGCATTGGTAACGTCAAACGAACTTGAATTGCGAGATCTCTTTGATTGTACCTCTGACGATGTTGTCGTTTTAATCCATTTTTGGATCTTTTCTCACAATCTCTCATATTTTTTCATACTAAAAAGAGTGACCCATTTCGAGCCATGtttttaatatgatttttttattaaaatttgacCATTAAAAACCGTTCATAATTGAAAAGAAGCACGTTACGAGTCGTTTTGATGgcaacggagcccgtatgcgaaagttatgcattttagaagttttggcacaaaaatcaagaaaaaaatgccaaatccgagaaatttcgcatggtGGGACTTCAGCCATGTCATCCTCGCTCATAACGCGCCACGTGTCTGAAATTGTTGAGTCACCGAAGCCAGCTGGCGAGGCGTGTCGTATGCCCTCGCATCCGAAGCGCGGTCCAGTAGGAGTCCGACGTGTGCCTTCTCCTGACGTATCCGAACTTCACACATAGCGCCACGAACCCAACCCTCGgacctagacctcggtccaatatAAAGCCCTCACCTGGACCCTCGCACATGCGAGCCATGTGCCTCCTATTCGAATCTGCTGCCGCGTGGAGTcttctcagcccttggatcagaagcctcgcccctatattCTTCATTTTacacccctaaacccatatttctttcattccaacttcccccaaagccccgatattatACCAAACACCCAAAATACGTTCCGAAGTGCCCGAAGACCcaaaaaaatttatctttttggttttgaAGCCCAACCCTCGCAGAGcctggtttctcaataaaactcctggtTTTATTAGAAAGGATTGTTTTAGGAAATGAAGCGTTGCCCAATtatcattaaatcaagtgagtgtgtagtcactttcaccttacacatagttatgaagtattttctttaaaatacgtgctatgtgtaattatattaattgtttatttggggtgactgttgaatagatgttttatataagttttaaactgtgtatgtattttatctacaaacatgttgggtaaaacatgggtagacgaaatagTCGATGTGtgatgttgttgtttttgttgctgttgttgtagtcatctagcggagtatagatgacgaccacggacctttctagacagtccagtggaacactagcaagttcgcaacttgtaggtgttggtgaactatatgttcattggtgtactccatcgccctcatggttgcctttaggacatgtatggatgaggagtccccttagcagtagtgtccatcctgatgatattccttaggctaggtcccttgtgataggtatttagggatgtaaagtgaggataacgggaataggtaatcagggttattgttgattgatgaatctaatagatttattactattgtgggttgaaaaccctatatgctcaccaggatcccaagcctggcccactcagttgtttatattacaggtagtggaccccgagcatagtcggatgatgatgagagatttttggattataggccagtagttgtaaataactattgtaaggcttataatgtcttgtttatgcttttaatttgtatcagaacatgacatcctgaggttttgataaaaatgaaaatatatatttcttaaagaaaggttttcataaatttttatcatgttttgttttgggaacaaattctgcaacatcttttaaaaggattactctgagtttattttaaaagcataaattaaatcagtcttttctggccgagaaattaggggatgtcacagtcgcCAAGCTCTGAACTAGGGCACGTAACTTTGGCCCAAATGTCTGTAAGAAACAATGCAATCAACGCCATGAGAGAGCACATTAGGGATGTCGTTAAAGAATCAGGGCTAATCGAAAACATTCTCTAACAAAAGATTGATATCGTTGTTGGATCCTCTGGTTCCATTCGTATGATAGATAAGGCAAAATTTCTTGGTTATAGTAATGATCTGGTGAATGAGATTGGTTTACTCGAAGGTTATAAGAGGGATTGGAATTTACCAGGGAAGAACTTAGGGTTCTTGTCGACAAGTTGTATGAAGAAGAAAGTGAAGTTGAAGGAGGAAAGGTGTACAATCGATAAGGGTTTTTCAAGCCATTATCAACATTTATTGTAGCCACTGTAATTTTACTGGAAGAGATCTTTAGGTTGTTTGGGATTAAAGAGATGGAAGTTTCAGGTTATACATTATGAGGTGTTATTGTTGAGAAAATAGCAGAgttctttcatggatttgatttgAATGCAAATCCAAGGTTTTATAACGCCGGAAAATCAAGTTTAATCGGAGAATATGACTGAAAAACTCATATTTGGCTAGAAACAACGTCAGAAACCGGCAAAACCCACTATTACCGATCATACCGGTATAATGTACATGTTTCAACAAGTTCAAAGGTAAATAGAAAACGAAAAATAATTTAGTGACAAAATATGACTAAAAGATAAAATACATTTTACTTCTCTAAGTAATTATATCTCATAAAAAGACAAAAATTTCAATCCAAAAAGAAACTAAAAAATCATCAAACCAAATGAACCAAATATACAAATTTCTCCATTTAttgttagagtaaattacaagaatggtccctatggtttaaggtaatttacgtgtttggttcataacttatttttttaactcggatggtctCTACTGTTTgcttttgttacgcgcttggtccccatcttacctaaaaaaactattttgcccttgattttttaatttatttaaataaacacgtCATCAATCCTACCCCTTCACCTTACCTTACTTACCCTAtaatttttctctatttaaataatagtctttttaggtaagacagggaccaaacgcgtaacagaaacaaacagtatggaccaagcgtgtaacaaaaacaaaaaatagggacttttcaagttaaaaaataagttagggaccaagcatgCAAGTtactctaaaccatagggaccattcgtgtaatttactcttactgTTATTATATATAGAAGAAAGAACCCGTTATTTGCGTTTCCAAGACAATCGGATCATTTGCCACCCATCCACACTCTGTTTTTCCCACCTGAAACAGAGACATCTCAACTTTTTTCGAGTTCCGGGTAACCGTCGCAGGAATTTCTTCAACGCTTCGATTTGAAGCATATCATCTTCGTTCGTCATTTCCTTTTCAATTTCTCAAGCTTTCTCTATGTATACCCAACGTTTGCGGAGGAAGAAAGAACCATTCTTCATTTTCCGATTTGATGGTTTACATCGGTTGAACAATAGAGGGATTTTCAGTGACTGGTAGGTTGATCgtgtggattttgaagaaaggaaCGGCAATGGAGAGTTAtctgaatgaaaatttcgggaGAGTGAAACCTAAACATTCGTCGGATGAGTCGTTAAGGGACTGGAGGACGCTCTGTGGCGTTGTCAAGAACCCTAAACGACGGTTTCGTTTCACTGCCAACCTCGCCAAGCGCAATGAAGTTGCTGCTATGCGACGTACCAATCAGGTCAGCCCTCTCGATTTTCTATTTTCGATACTTTTCCCCAAACTTGCAGTGATTTATACGGAATAACAGATATCTGATGCAACTATTGGTTGTTTAATTCTGCACAGAACGAAACTGCATATGCATATGAACATATGCTATAACTTCCGCTGTAGATTATTAAGAGAATTGTTCATGTATCTGCCATTAAGGAAATTAACTACTTGCACTAAAACTAGTGATTTGATAACGCATATGCATTTTGATTTGATTTACAGTTACTATAGGGATTATGAATTTAGACAGGCCTATCATCTCTTGACTTACCAATCATACCTTGATTGATAATATTTACAGGAGAAGTTGAAGGTAGCAGTTTTGGTGTCTAAGGCTGCAGTTCACTTTTTACAGGGTGAGTTCTTAGTACTGATTTATATTATACGTAGTGACTGAAGTTATTTCTTCTTATTGACGCCATTTTCGTGATCTtatcatcttataattacaggAGTGCAACCAAGCGACTACACACTACCCGAGGAAGTTAAATTTGCAGGTTTCGAAATCTGTGCTGATGAAGTAGCTTCCATTGTAGAAGGCCACGATTCCAAAAAGCTCAAACATCACGGTGGTGTAGATGGCATTGCAAAGAAGCTCAACACATCAACAACATCGGGCATTTCAACTGATAAACAAACCCTAATCTCCAGACAAGAACATTTTGGGATCAACAAATTCACTGAGACTCCACTTAGAAGCTTTTGGGTGTTTGTATGGGAAGCTCTTCAAGATATGACATTAATGGTCCTTGGTGTTTGTGCATTTGTCTCTTTAATCGTTGGAATAGCAACAGAAGGGTGGCCAAGAGGAGCTCATGATGGGCTTGGAATTGTCGCAAGTATTTTATTAGTGGTTTTTGTAACAGCAACAAGTGATTATCGTCAATCTTTACAGTTCAAAGACTTggataaagaaaagaaaaagatatCAATTCAAGTTACAAGAAACGGATACAGACAAAAGTTATCAATCTATGAACTACTCGTGGGTGATATCGTGCACCTCGCTATAGGCGATCAAGTCCCTGCAGATGGACTTTTCCTTTCTGGATTTTCAGTCTCCATTGATGAATCAAGCTTAACAGGTGAAAGTGAGCCAATAATGGTAACCACCGAAAACCCTTATTTACTATCTGGAACAAAAGTCCAAGATGGATCATGCAAAATGTTAGTTACAACAGTAGGAATGAGAACACAATGGGGTAAACTAATGGCAACTTTAAGTGAAGGTGGAGATGATGAAACCCCATTACAAGTCAAACTCAATGGAGTTGCAACAATCATcggaaaaatcggtctttttttcgCTATAATCACTTTCACAGTTCTTGTTCAAAAGTTAATAACTCACAAAATCAACCAAAAAACTCACTGGAAATGGTCTGGTGATGATGCTTTAGAACTACTTGAGTATTTCGCAATAGCTGTCACCATTGTTGTTGTTGCAGTTCCCGAAGGTTTACCTTTAGCTGTGACTTTAAGTCTCGCATTCGCCATGAAAAAAATGATGAATGACAAAGCACTCGTTCGCCACCTGGCAGCCTGCGAAACCATGGGGTCCGCAACAAGTATATGCAGCGATAAAACCGGGACACTCACTACAAACCACATGACAGTAGTGAAAGCTTGCATTTGTACAAAAGTCTTGGATTTGACCAAAAAAGTCAATGACATTCCCGATAACGCGTTGAAGCTTCTCCTACAATCGATATTCACCAACACCGGGGGCGAAGTCGTAATTAACCAACGTGGGAATCGTGAGATTTTAGGAACACCAACGGAGACAGCGATACTGGAATTCGGGTTGTTGTTAGGTGGGGATTTTAAATCTGAGAGAGAAGGTTCTAAAGTTGTTAGAGTTGAGCCGTTTACTTCTACAAAAAAACGAATGGGGGTGGTGTTGAAGCTTCCAGAAGGAATTGTGCGAGCTCATTGTAAAGGTGCTTCAGAGATAATATTGGCTGCGTGTGAGAATATGATTAATGGAAATGGCGATGTTGTCCCTCTTGATGAGGGATCGGTTAATGATCTCAAGGGTATAATTGACAATTTTGCGGGTGAAGCTCTTCGAACGTTGTGTCTTGCTTATATAGACCTTAATTCCGATGTTTCTCCAGAAACGGCTATTCCGGCTTCTGGGTACACGTGTATTGGAATTGTGGGGATTAAAGATCCTGTCCGTCCAGGTGTCAAAGAGTCGGTGGCTCTTTGTCGGGCTGCAGGGATTAGTGTGCGTATGGTTACAGGGGATAATATTACTACCGCGAAGGCGATCGCTAAAGAATGTGGAATCCTTACTGATGATGGGATTGCAATCGAAGGTCCGGATTTTCGTGAAAAAAGTCTTGATGAATTGTACTATTTAATTCCCAAAATTCAGgtacattttttttattcatatttGGGAATAACTAATAAAATTATTTGAAGTTGTATTTATTGTTTTTCCTCATTTAGGTAATGGCACGATCTTCTCCTCTTGATAAGCATACACTCGTGAGGCACTTGAGAACGACATTCGGTGAGGTTGTGGCGGTTACTGGTGACGGTACAAATGACGCTCCTGCCCTTCATGAAGCCGATATTGGGCTTGCAATGGGCATTGCTGGTACCGAGGTGAGCAAGACTGTATTTGTTACATAAGACAGTGTGACATAAAGTTACAGTTCATCTTATTGACATCGGGATCTGTATTGGTTTTTGTTTAGACGaatatttttctttgatttcAGGTAGCAAAAGAGAGTGCGGATGTTATTATTCTAGACGATAATTTCTCGACAATTGTGACGGTTGCGAAATGGGGGAGATCGGTCTACATTAACATTCAAAAATTTGTACAATTTCAGCTTACGGTCAACGTAGTGGCTTTGGTAGTCAACTTCACTTCCGCTTGTTTGACTGGTACTTACGAATACAATACAACTCATCTACCGATTTCATAACTCACCACCACGTGTCATGTCCTTACTCgttctttaatttttatttttttcttttactgCAGGAAGTGCTCCCCTTACAGCTGTCCAGCTGTTATGGGTGAACATGATAATGGACACACTGGGAGCCCTAGCCCTAGCAACCGAACCCCCAAATGACGAATTAATGAAAAGACAACCAGTTGGTAGAACAGGAAGTTTTATAAGCATTGTTATGTGGCGGAATATTTTAGGCCAATCTATTTATCAATTCACAGTCATATGGCTACTTCAATCAAAAGGAAAATCATTTTTTGGTCTTTATGGAGATGATTCCGATTTAATCCTCAACACCCTAATTTTTAACGCCTTCGTTTTTTGTCAggtatataattaattaattatatatcagTATCACAACACTTGTTTTTATATTTGGTTGATGTTaaaatacttatatattattaattGTGCAGCTTTTTAATGAAATAAACTCTAGAGAAATGGAGAAAGAAGACGTCACAGATGGCATATGGGACAACAATGTGTTCGTAAGCGTGATCTCAGCAACTTTTATTTTTCAGGTGATAATAGTCGAGTATTTGGGCACTTTTGCAAATACTTCACCGTTAACAATCATCCAATGGTTTTTTAGCATTTTTATTGGGTTTTTAAGCATGCCGATTGCTGTCTACTTGAAAAGAATTCCATATTTGTTAAATATAAAAACTAATtagatttagatttttttttttattagttttaggAATTAGGTTTGTAGACTTTATAGTTGTACAATTATTTATATCGTGTTTAGtgttgttttcatttttttcgtTTCTGACATTCAATACTTAGGACCCACACAAACTCAAAAACACCCAGTTTCAGCTTTCACTGTTGTATTATTTGATGAATTTTGTCCACTCAACAAATCATATCAAATCAAATAATGACTCCATTCCAATTTCCACATTCCCAAAACCTCTTAGGtcttttgacatatacacagaaACAGTACAATCTTTATCCAGACTTAAAGCTTAAAAAGGGTGATGAAATGAAAAGACAATTGAACTCAagaagaaaaattaaataaagTAAAGAAAAAACTTCCCATTGAAGACCCATCTTTGGGCCCTTCTCACTGTATGTTAAGCTTTACATACCACCCACTTTCACTACTTGCAACTTTCCATATTCAAAATCCCTCTCAAAATAACTCAAAGATCAAACCATATGTTGGTAGATTATTGTGTTCCAAAATGATCACCCATCAAATATCCAAATCCAATCAATTGAATCCATTTCTTGTTAAAAAACAAAGTGTTGCAGTTACTACTATCTCCTAATAATCTTCTGCAATGGACAATTTTGTTCAAATCTAAGCTTCCTCTTAATGGTGGAAGAAGGGCTCCAATGAGTTCTTAATGAACTAAACGAATTCATCAAGCATGGAGTGTTATTCTTTTTAGTCTTGATATCCTTCAAAAGATTGTAACACAAGTATATATGTTCCTAGAAATGAACAAAATGTTAGATTAATAAGATAATGAATGTTTCTTTTTACTTAATACAAAAGAACAACTTAATCCGGTCTTACTTTTTCTAGAGAGTAAAGGGATGACACTACACCAATCTTTAACTCCATTGTGTTTCTTGTTAATTGATCATCACAAGCTAATAACACTGAGGCTATGGCAACAACAGATGGCCTATAATCCATGGAATTAATCTCTGTAAAAACAAACAATTTTAGTTTTTGGTACACAAAGAATCCCAAAATGAATCAAGCTATTGAAGCATTAATACCTTTGGAGAAATCAAGAATGAGTTCAATGGATTTGGACACTAGAAACTCATCACATTCACATTCATCTTGAACTTTGGAGAAGAAATGGTGAAGATAAGCAAATGGGGTGATGCAGGACATTTTCCATTCTAATGTTGTCAAAACCATTAATTCCATTCTTTGAATCACACTGCTTTCGAAGTTGTACCCTTGTGCTTTGTAGTGGGACAATGATGGCGCAACTTGTTCCTCCATTTTAGCAGCTAAAGATAAGCATGCAATACACAGCAATTGAATAGCCCATTCTTTCCCAATCTATCAATTCATAATCACTTAATCAGCATTAATCCCAACAATTACATAAATTATTTCAACTTTTAACCTTTTCGGAACAAAATGATGTTGCTGTACACAGTAAACAGAAACGGGGATGATTATCGTTTTGGGGGAAAAATGGTGTTTTAATGAAGCAAGTACACTTACATCGATAAATCGCCTTGAAATGAATCGATCGAAGTATGTCAAAGAGAGATAAGCTGTACGAAATTGAAAACCTAAAATTTCTCTGGTCTGCAACAAATTAGAAAACTCGATAAACACCAGAACGAAAAGAGTGAAACAAGGAGAATCATTAAGTAACAGAGAGCTTCGTACACTGAAAATCCAGTTAATGGCGTCTAATCGAGCACATTTGAACCAGTTTCTACTATTATCATCATCGGAAATGCAAACGCAACCATAATCATTTGATTTGGATTCTGTTTCGATCAGAGATCGTATATACCGATCGTCTTCCGATTTAGGTAAGGAAGCATCGAGCTTGATTTCGTTTAAAGACGATTCATCTTCTTCACACAAGAGACTTGGTAGAGAAAATGTAGTGTCGGGATCCATTTCTAAGGAAATCTAGTGAAGGAGAAGCAAAATCAAGGAAGAGTTATTGATTAATTTGTTGGATGGAGGAAATCTAGAGGGAGAAGAGGCGCGAAATTGGGGAGCTGGTGAGTAGCTGCGATTTTGGTGCCGCCAAATTTTGGACATGAGATATATAGAAGAGCAGTGGACTAGTGGGAAGTTTCATTAGCATTAGCGGTTTTTAATGGTTTTTTCTTTTAACTAGATGAATACAATTATATAGCTAAATAATAATTTTTGCAGAATTATTACTTAATGTCTCTAtttttgaaacaaaatgttaatAATAAAGCAAATATATAGTTAACATGTtagttttattaaatattatatttttaatttttaactcattatgatatatacaattatttgataattttataaaccgtttaaaattgtgtaaattatatatcaaacatatgataatctatatataacgggtaacataatgtatgaacaaaaatatgaactacaacttttagtaacataaaaatacaaaaacatttattataacattttatataaaaaaaaaagatatatacgcaacgaataaaaaaatataaaaaataaaaattacaacttttagtaacataaaaacactaaaacatctattataaatcataacttcctagatctttcctctttgtatgtgtaaatgggttgagtctttcctataaataggaagtgagtgactcccattatgtaagagtccattttggagtgttagactagagagagaatttgtatacaagacccatttgtataatctttctagatctaataagagcttaaaaagatttatttactccttgtgttcttgaatttgtatgatgaattactagatctttctaattccgcacatgccatcataatcaacatcactacaattggtatcagagcgggtgttcttcatttcatcaagaattgatccttgatggctattttgatttggtgattcttattgttcattgatcttcgtgtttagagagtgttttttgtgttctagaagtcgaatttttctttggtttgatccataattcgactttctctctctagaatacttgtttgtatcactttatctctctagaaaactcattcaaaatcactttctctctctagaaatcttcaagtttttgtgatcatggtgggtttgccatatgattcttggattgcgattgttaaagatgtgaaatacaaagtcaatgaagatcaattttataGGTTGGTtttaagcaaattgatttcatggggtaatttggtttcttatggaggtttgaaggatgatcatggaagcttggtatttcaaccaatttgtaagattgcatggttgaataaaattgccttgtccatattagtttgtagtagaaatcaaaaggaaggagaagaaagagatttgttcaataagaaatatgtttctcttattgaagacccaaatgatcttcgtgctcttaaatttcttgaagttcttgataatggagttcaatgtgatgttcttgatgttcaagaaaaaggagttcaagttgattctcatgatgaaaaagttttttgctcgattggagttcaaaccgatgatattttgtgttcttgtgattcgtttgaaggaatgattccttatcggaagccggtggttcaagaaattcacaaatatcaaactccaaaagatttgattcaaactcaaaatgttcatgttgttgaaagtgggtttgttcatgaagtcaagtcttcaagatgcaaaaagatgagaaagaaaaagaagaagaagatgaatcggaagaataagcgggtttactcactaAAATCatcatatgttgtgaagccaaaatccgtgaaacaaatttggtttccaaagcaacaatctccaagtgttgaattaaatttgaagtcaaaacccaaatgtgttggtggttcttttgaagatgttcttggtttgatgaagaacacgaagaacacgaagaacgagttgtacatctcgcatggtgggtggtacaatgttcgatttggagattttctcattccgacaaaagaaccaagatcttccaaatttgattcgttcgttgaaaatggatctcgattcgtgaaaaaggtaactcaaattctcaaatggattccaaaacatccatgattttgattcgtattttacgtttttcatttttgatcgatttgcctcattggatcaaatccgtttcaaccccattgattgatccaattatttttgtttagatcaaaattCCTCAAAATCAATAAATCTTGATTAAGCCCAAACTTAAATCTCGATACTGTTCATATTTGTTAATATTCGATTGCTTCGAAGCCCAATTTACTGATAATACAATGGATCTGGATTCTTAAACCCAAAAATCGTAATACAAATATTATTGAGTCCATATATGAATTATCTACTGTTCATGAAGCCCAAACTATGTTTTAATCGAAATCTAAAACAAATCGTTTATTCTTGGTCTTCACTCAATTCCAGTTATTGTTTTCTCGAACGAATGagatttcatcattttttttgACAAGTTACCTTTTACTTGTGAATCGACTTTATTTGATTTCATCATCATTAGTCGATTATGATCAAGTTGTAGGTTAGAAAAGTATCGATTTGTATATATCGAGTGATGAATTCATCAAGTCAAATCCAAAAAGTCAAAATACTTGTTCTTTGATGATTGAATGATCGATATCTGTATATTGACTGAAGGGTCACGATTTGAGATTTCAAATGTGTAGCCGAATCGTGATTTGAGTTGTTTTTGTTGAtcaagtgtcgatttcccttacCTAGATTTGAATGCATTGAAATTGAAATATGCACTGGAAATTTAACAAGTATTGATGATGATTTGAGAGTGTTTAGTTTGAATCGATTTTCAATTTGAGTAGATACGAGGTGGAAATCGAGTTCAAAGGAACGAAGGATTGTTTGTGATTTGGGAATCAAAGGAACAAAAGTAGTGAAATCAATTTTGGGAAGAACGATAAGGAACGAAGAACTGTAAGTCGATATTTGAAAATGTATGATTTTGTTTTTGGAGTGGTTGAATGATCGAGATGCATTACTGAAAACGAAGGCTGTGATTTTGGAATCGAAGTGTGATGTTGTGATTTTGGGTCCCCGTTTCTTAAAA containing:
- the LOC111900209 gene encoding calcium-transporting ATPase 2, plasma membrane-type — encoded protein: MESYLNENFGRVKPKHSSDESLRDWRTLCGVVKNPKRRFRFTANLAKRNEVAAMRRTNQEKLKVAVLVSKAAVHFLQGVQPSDYTLPEEVKFAGFEICADEVASIVEGHDSKKLKHHGGVDGIAKKLNTSTTSGISTDKQTLISRQEHFGINKFTETPLRSFWVFVWEALQDMTLMVLGVCAFVSLIVGIATEGWPRGAHDGLGIVASILLVVFVTATSDYRQSLQFKDLDKEKKKISIQVTRNGYRQKLSIYELLVGDIVHLAIGDQVPADGLFLSGFSVSIDESSLTGESEPIMVTTENPYLLSGTKVQDGSCKMLVTTVGMRTQWGKLMATLSEGGDDETPLQVKLNGVATIIGKIGLFFAIITFTVLVQKLITHKINQKTHWKWSGDDALELLEYFAIAVTIVVVAVPEGLPLAVTLSLAFAMKKMMNDKALVRHLAACETMGSATSICSDKTGTLTTNHMTVVKACICTKVLDLTKKVNDIPDNALKLLLQSIFTNTGGEVVINQRGNREILGTPTETAILEFGLLLGGDFKSEREGSKVVRVEPFTSTKKRMGVVLKLPEGIVRAHCKGASEIILAACENMINGNGDVVPLDEGSVNDLKGIIDNFAGEALRTLCLAYIDLNSDVSPETAIPASGYTCIGIVGIKDPVRPGVKESVALCRAAGISVRMVTGDNITTAKAIAKECGILTDDGIAIEGPDFREKSLDELYYLIPKIQVMARSSPLDKHTLVRHLRTTFGEVVAVTGDGTNDAPALHEADIGLAMGIAGTEVAKESADVIILDDNFSTIVTVAKWGRSVYINIQKFVQFQLTVNVVALVVNFTSACLTGSAPLTAVQLLWVNMIMDTLGALALATEPPNDELMKRQPVGRTGSFISIVMWRNILGQSIYQFTVIWLLQSKGKSFFGLYGDDSDLILNTLIFNAFVFCQLFNEINSREMEKEDVTDGIWDNNVFVSVISATFIFQVIIVEYLGTFANTSPLTIIQWFFSIFIGFLSMPIAVYLKRIPYLLNIKTN
- the LOC111900208 gene encoding cyclin-D5-1, which codes for MDPDTTFSLPSLLCEEDESSLNEIKLDASLPKSEDDRYIRSLIETESKSNDYGCVCISDDDNSRNWFKCARLDAINWIFSTREILGFQFRTAYLSLTYFDRFISRRFIDIGKEWAIQLLCIACLSLAAKMEEQVAPSLSHYKAQGYNFESSVIQRMELMVLTTLEWKMSCITPFAYLHHFFSKVQDECECDEFLVSKSIELILDFSKEINSMDYRPSVVAIASVLLACDDQLTRNTMELKIGVVSSLYSLEKEHIYLCYNLLKDIKTKKNNTPCLMNSFSSLRTHWSPSSTIKRKLRFEQNCPLQKIIRR